Sequence from the Chelonoidis abingdonii isolate Lonesome George chromosome 1, CheloAbing_2.0, whole genome shotgun sequence genome:
GAGCGTTCTCGTGGACAgagggctggagaggggcaggtcccACCATTTCAGTGGCATGGCCAGGCATAGCCCTCCAGACCCCCaggcctgagctctgccccccGGGCCATGCACTGGCTGGCATGGGCAGGATGATCATGTGCATAGCATGGAGGCCAGGCTGCgactgcagcaggaggctgcacaGCCCTGACCGCAGCACGGCCCAGGGGCCAGACAGCCGGCTCCGGGGCAAATTCCTCTGCAGTGATGCAAACGGACGGGCGGATTGAGAGATGCCAGTACTAATCCAGCGAAGGGGGGGCTCCAAAGGCACTTGGTGCTGATCCGAACCTGGCTAAAGCCCTGGATTAGACTCCAGAGGGATAAACAAAGCGGGGTGCAGGGCAAGCCAGGACCCcagcactgctggagccctgcccccgagagcagggctgggctgagctCCGAGGGACACCTCGGTCAGCCCTAACGCATCCTGCTGGGGGGGCTGTGTTAGCGTTGGGGTGATCGCTGATTGGCATCTGTCCTGCCACTTCCCGCCAGGTCCCATGGAGCCACGGGCCATTGTGTGAGCCGCTGTGTTTGGAGAAGCCCCTGGCTACGCAAACAGCCCGAGAGGCAGCCCATTGTGGCTGCCAACAATGCTCCTGAGCCCCGCCAGGCTCCCCTCCCCTACGCCAGGATCCACGGGGCAGCCAGCGGGTGCTGTGCTTGCTGCAGAGCAGAGGCTTTTCTCAGCCCCCCGAccccaggcagagtggggaggCCCCTCAGATGTGGCCATGGATCACTGAACTCTGCACTTGCCTGGGTGGTCTCCTGGTTGTGCCCAGACCCAGCCTGGTGCTGCTCGTCCGCCCTGCCCAGAGCATCCGGGGCAGGTGGCCTCTCCCAGCAAGGAGAAGGGGGCACCCGGCTCTCCTCGCGGCAGGGATGGGGGGTGCATAGCAGCACCCCCTCCTGCTTGAGGAGGGACCCGAGCCAGCTGTCACtgaggagccctggggctctctgCGGCCTTGGAGTGAGCATGGGGTTCCCTGGGGTCACCCCTCCACCACCATGTGCCACCCCATGTATGGCGGGCAGCTGTCCCTGCTGTGCTGGCCCAGCGGCATGGGGGCTCCACACGGGGGGTCCGCCTAAGCTGacatcaccccccaccccaagtgcacAGGGGCTCAGCCAGCCGGCTCCCCgcaagcagccagcagccctgcacgttctgccagcagctctgcagccccagggcctcTGGATTaggggctatttgctttcatgTTTTATCTCCAGAACGGGGAGTCCCTGGCTGGCTGCTCTCCAGCCGCAGGCGCAGATAACGCAGGGGTATGCGTGGCCGTGTGTTCTGCACGGGGGGAAAGGGGGCCGGGGGGGCAGGTTGCACAGCCTGACCTGAGTGCCTGAATACAGCAGTCGCCATGTCCCGATCTGGGGCCTTTTCACTGTGGGGCCTGTCTAGGTTTCAGAGCCCGCCCCTTTACTCCCCAGAGGGGCACATAGTCAAGTGCGAAATGCACACGCACAAAGCTGTGTCTGCACGTGGGTTCTGTGAGTGTCTAAGTGGGAGCGTCTCACAGGTGATGGTACATTagcgtgtgtgtgtatgcactGGGAGAAGTGTGTgttctgtgcgtgtgtgtgcacactgaggcatgtgtgtgtgcacgctcTGGGACTGGTGCATGCTCTGTGTGTGGTTATGCACATGCACATGTGCACTCGGGCTGGTATGtgctctgggtgtgtgtgtgtgtgcatgctctgTGTGTGCGTCTGCACGCTCGGGGACTGGTGCATGCTCTGTGTGAATGTGCACTCTGGGCCGGTGCGTgtgcactctggggctggggtgtgctctgcgtgtgtgtgtgtgtgctctgtgtGTGCATCTGCACGCTCTGGGCCCAGTGCGTGCTGTGTATGTGCACTCTGGAGCTGGTGCGTgtgcactctggggctggggtgtgctctgcatgtgtgtgtgtgtgtgtgtgcatgctctgTGTGTCTGCACGCTTTGGGACTGGTGTgtgctctgtgtgtatgtgcactctggggctggagtgtgctctgcgtgtgtgtgtgtgtgctctgtgtCTGCATGCTCTGAGGCCAGTgcgtgctctgtgtgtgtgtccgcACGCTTTGAGACTGGTGtgctctgcgtgtgtgtgtgtgtgtgtgtgctctgtgtCTGCATGCTCTGAGGCCAGTGCgtgctctgtgtgtatgtgcactcTGGAGCTGGTGCGTgtgcactctggggctggagtgtgtgccgcatgtgtgtgtgtgtgctctgtgtGCGTGTCTGCACACTCTGGAGCCAGTGCATGCTCTGTGCACTGTGGGCAGGTGCATGGTCTGGGGCTAGTGTGCCCTCCCCCTGTATGCACGTGCGCCGTGAGCGGCAGTAAAACCCCCGCCCTGGAGAGGCTAGCCCACTGGCCCCATCCCCTGCCAAGGTCCCTCCCCTGCACGCCGGAACCCCCAACCCCCGCAATGGAAAAGCCCCAAACCAcggctccctcccacccgcaccAAACCAAGCTGCTGGGCTTCCcaggtgccccccaccccctcgcggagctgcctgccccagcaGAGCCTGGTGGAGCCTCCTCAGTCCACGGAGGAGGAGCGACGCAGCAGGGctctgcggggggcgggggggtggaggaggcagatgGGGTCTCGGGCAAGTGGGGGGCACTGTGGCGCAGTTGTCCAGCAGCGGGTTGGCGGCAGCACCAGGGAAGGCAGAGCCTATTCTACCCGCTGCCCATGGTGTGTGTGTCCGTGCGCCCtctgcgggtgtgtgtgtgtgtgtgcgcgcgcgtgcatGCGCTCTGGGGCTGGTTGTCTGGGGGGGGGCATGCATGCACCCTGGGTCCGGTCTGTGCTCTGTGTGTTCCTGTGTGTGAGTGCGCCCTCTGGGgctggtgtgtctgtgtgtttgtgtgcgtgcGTTCTGGGGCTGGTTGTGTATGTGCAGGAAACATGCCATTCACACAATCCCGGTGCCccatggagctgggctctggggctggtctgtgctctgtgtgtgtgtgtgcatgcgcgcgCTCTGGGTTCAgtccatgctgtgtgtgtgtgcgcgcatgcgctCTGGGGCTGGTGcgtgctgtgtgtgtctgtgtgtgtgcatgcgttctggggctggttgtgtgtgtgcgggggggcaTGCATGCGCTCTGGGGCTGgtctgtgctctgtgtgtgtgtgtgcactctggggctggtgcgtgctctgtgtgtgtgtctgtgtgtgtgtgtgcatgctctcTGGGGCTGGTgcgtgctgtgtgtgtgtgtgcatgcgctcTGGGGCTGGTgcgtgctctgtgtgtgtgtgtctgtgtgtgtgcatgcgctcTGGGTCCGGTccgtgctctgtgtgtgtgtatgtgtgtgtctgtgtgtgtgtgtgcgtgcgctcTGGGTCCAGTCCGtgctctgagtgtgtgtgtgcgtgcgctgTGGGTCCAGTCCGtgctctgagtgtgtgtgtgcatgcgctcTGGGGCTGGTGCATGGTCTGTGGATGGCAGAGAGGCAGGACAACCTGTTTCCATCACCCCTACCTtgctcctgctgcccccctcATGGTCCCTGCCCCGTGGCCAGGCCCCTGGTACTGCCCAGCTCCATGGGGCACCGGGATTGTGTGAATGGCATGtttcctggccctggcccccccAAGCCAGGAGGGGGTGGGCTTTGTGGGCGTCACCGCAACAATGGCAGGCCACGAAGACCTGCGTTCCCTGCCGGTGCTGGGCCCTGGCGCTGGGTCTGCCTCTGCCCCGTGCTAATGGCCTCTCCGTCTCCTTCGTCCCCAGGTCTGGCCCCTGGCCGGCACGGCCCCTCTCCCGGCAGCGAGGGGGCACTGGCCGCCTGGCCCAGGTGCACGCCGGAGAAGCCAGAGGAGTGcggctcctccagccctgagcccgagGCCCCACCGGTGCcacgcctgctgccctccccgcccctctTCGTCACGCTGCATGCGGACTGGAACACGGCCATGGCCGACTGGGGCCTGGCCTGGGAAGCCCACGTCTATGGGGCCGGCTCCCTCTTCAGCCTGCTGGCCCTGCTGTCCCTGCTGGGCCTGGCCTGCCTCCCCGTCCGCTGCCCGGCTGGCTGCACCTTCCTGGCAGCCCTcgacctgctgctgctggtggccggCACCGCCCGGGCCTTCCTGCTCTTCTACGATGCCTACGGGCAGCAGGAGCGGCTGCCGGCCTTCGCCTCGCTGCTGCTGCACgacctgcccttcccctgcctctcctccgCACTGGCCATGGCCTTTCTGCTGCTCTCCACCCGCTCGCGCATCAAGCTCTCGCACGCCCGCTTCCGGCACCCCGGCTGCCTGGCGTCCCTGGTGCTGCTGCACTTCTTCGTGGCCGTGGGCGCCGTCCTGGCCGCGGACCTGCTGCGCCAGttccccttcctgctgctggtcTCGCGGGGGGCCTACGCCCTTCTGGCAGCCCTCCTCTCCCTCGCCTTCCTCGCCTTCTACTGCCTGGGCCGGGCGGACACCACGCAGAGCTACAACCTCCACAGCTCCATGCCGCCCACCGAGCGCCTCAGCCGCTGCCCCTTCACCGACGCTGGCGACTGGAGCCGGGCCGCGCACACAACCCTGCTGGCCGCCTGCTTCGCCCTGCTGAGCGCTGCCCTGCAGGCCTACGCCGTCCTGCATGCCCTGGGCTATGGCCTGCCACCGGGCTTCTTTGGGCCCTGGCCCTGGTGGTCGCTGCAGCTGGGCTGCCGGCTCTGTGAGGTGGGCACCGGGCTGCCCCTGGCCCTGGTGGGCCTGTACCCCCTGGTCTACTCCCACGAGCCCCCCTGCGTGCACTGCTGGGGCACACTCTTCCGCGGCCCCGTGAAGGCCCCTGTCCTGCCCAACAACTTCCAGTGGGCAATGGCGCAGCACGAGAAGCTGGTGACGTGTGACACCATCACCCGCAGCGACTCTGAGTTCCTGCCGCTCTACTCCCtggccgggagctgcctgagtgcGGACGGGGCCATGGGTGACTGTGGTGCCCACAGTCCGGGGGCTGCCAGGGCCTCAGAGACGCGCCTGAAGGGCGGCTGCGGCTCAAAGACCTCCTCCATCATCAGCATGGCCATGGACGGTGACCCCACAGCCGACTTCCGGCCCCCGTCGCCCATCAACCTGCGGCGCAGCATCGACGAGGCCCTGTTCAGCGAGGCCCTCATCCCCGCCAGCCTCTTCCAACCCGCCGGCACCCTCGCCAGCTCCAGCACCCTGGCACTCAGCCTCCAGAGCCCCGGCTTGCAGGAGTGCCAGGGGCGAGGGGAGGCGCCGGCCAGCCGGGGCCTGTACCGGACTTCCTCCTGCATGGAGCTGGAgactgccctgccccagggaggggatggggaggcgTCCCTGGAGACCAGTGTGCCTGACACCCCATTCTGCTCCCCGGGCAGGTGGAGGGGAAGCAGCCGCTGCTCCAGCTCCCCCTATGGACACTCCCTGGACGGCTCCTCCCTGGtcctgtgccccagcctggagcaaaCCACCCATGCGTCTTCCTTTGCGTACGAGCCgaagctgccccagggccagggcgAGAGCAGCCCCCGCCGGTCCCCACCACCACCCGGAGGGCTGTACctgcccctggcccagccctcccAGGAGTCCTTGGACTCTCTGGTCCTGCAGCTGCCGGCGGGCGACGCGGCTCTGCTGCAGGAGGAGTTCGTGGACGTGTGCCGGCAGATCGACGCGCTCAGCGTCAGCAGCGACACCATCGACCTGTAGGGAGACAGGCCACCCCGGCCCCGCTGCTGCCACCTCCCCAGTGGGCCCGGCCTCGCAGGAGGAGCCAGGGCGGCCCTGAAACCCACATCTCCCCCCACGGTGCTAGGTGGGACGGGCCCCTCCCGCCTCTGGACGGGGTCCCCTCTGGTCTGAGCCAGTGCATGGCCCATGCCCTCCAGCAGAGGGCGCTCACACCGGGGCAGATTTGCAACGTCCTCGTCCCCCCCCGTGCCCACGTGGCGCTGCACCTGTGCCCCCCCCGCCcgagatggggcggggggagcccaCGGCCGGCCAtaggggctgcagctctgtgacCAGGAGAGGGCGCTCCCTGCTGGGGGAGAGACGGGACTGCGGGCTCCCAACAGCCTGGGCCACAGCTGCTTCCTAAGgggcccaggggcccagctctcACCccggctccctggaagtggctcAGGGTCTATTAgatgtgccccctgccccccccacctgctgcccgACGCCTCCTCCccggctccctcccagccctgggtggggcgggggctgggcccACACTTTGACCCCTGTATTAGCAATGAGGTAGGTTCTTGGTTTGTGCTCCAGAGCCCAAAGCCCCTAGCGGCGGTGACAGGCCCCCGGAAACTCCTCCCCCTGTGCATTAATAAAGTATTTTATCAACAggatgtcacggagtccccgggcgatgctctggaactgctccccactaagccaggcaggactttggggagcctcctctcccttggagcagactgtctccagggcaagaagctcacacggcttcacctcctgggtctctccttggagcattcagcatcctctgccttcCGTTGTGCtttccacagcgagcccacctCAGCGGGGTCatggggaagccacaggttctgcacccccactttgcagtcagacgtgactctcagccagcaaaacaggtttattcgatgacagaacggggtctaaaacagagcttgtaggtacagagaatgggaccctggccgggtccattctggggggcagtgag
This genomic interval carries:
- the PRRT4 gene encoding proline-rich transmembrane protein 4 → MWALLVLLFLMPPGSSATGALAEVRQTPPPAGTGARARPPSAAQGALPKALELAARGADPLLSLNLGLNFKIKVKSQGSFQPAGPSAEPALADLPPADTTDPISSANFLMPGEALSGSSSAPGSGWLATGSADEPSPGSWGETAADGDGSPVPRFRSSPRGRPPSTTPFESEFLEPVPTPRLSSFRPDVMLPAARQPTAATSSWGRSQGLEFHINIDLTAGLDQEMGVPPTHILPARGSKGPGTRWKYPLLPSLKAGISEITSKLGTSSFFGPTLPPDWHQERNSTGGVWDQPQDTSPSPPHATEPGLAPGRHGPSPGSEGALAAWPRCTPEKPEECGSSSPEPEAPPVPRLLPSPPLFVTLHADWNTAMADWGLAWEAHVYGAGSLFSLLALLSLLGLACLPVRCPAGCTFLAALDLLLLVAGTARAFLLFYDAYGQQERLPAFASLLLHDLPFPCLSSALAMAFLLLSTRSRIKLSHARFRHPGCLASLVLLHFFVAVGAVLAADLLRQFPFLLLVSRGAYALLAALLSLAFLAFYCLGRADTTQSYNLHSSMPPTERLSRCPFTDAGDWSRAAHTTLLAACFALLSAALQAYAVLHALGYGLPPGFFGPWPWWSLQLGCRLCEVGTGLPLALVGLYPLVYSHEPPCVHCWGTLFRGPVKAPVLPNNFQWAMAQHEKLVTCDTITRSDSEFLPLYSLAGSCLSADGAMGDCGAHSPGAARASETRLKGGCGSKTSSIISMAMDGDPTADFRPPSPINLRRSIDEALFSEALIPASLFQPAGTLASSSTLALSLQSPGLQECQGRGEAPASRGLYRTSSCMELETALPQGGDGEASLETSVPDTPFCSPGRWRGSSRCSSSPYGHSLDGSSLVLCPSLEQTTHASSFAYEPKLPQGQGESSPRRSPPPPGGLYLPLAQPSQESLDSLVLQLPAGDAALLQEEFVDVCRQIDALSVSSDTIDL